A single region of the Streptomyces sp. AM 4-1-1 genome encodes:
- a CDS encoding TAXI family TRAP transporter solute-binding subunit translates to MLQALSRFGRLRVLQGCAAIVVVLGLLLWWLLPLGNPSPSGSLTFSTGVRSGVYQRYGERLRGALATDLPKVSIRLLTSEGSQQNIERVATGEADFTIATADAVATYLRDDKPGAERLRACVRLYDDYVQLVVPKDSGITKVSDLRGRRIGVGQRGSGVRLVADRLMTAAGLDPEHDVTPVPAGIDTMPQRLRNGLLDAFFWSGGLPTAAVQDLSDRYAIRLVPLENSLVTELQAAGGPTRFYRSALMPADAYHDAQLGGAVQTVAIANLLVTTDRTDPAMTEAFTRTVIDSRDRIGREVHAAQLVDLRTAIYTDPLPLHEGAKRYYRSVKP, encoded by the coding sequence ATGCTTCAGGCACTGTCCCGTTTCGGCCGGCTGCGCGTCCTCCAGGGCTGCGCGGCGATCGTGGTCGTGCTCGGGCTGCTGCTGTGGTGGCTGCTGCCGCTCGGGAACCCCTCGCCCAGTGGTTCGCTGACCTTCAGCACCGGTGTGCGCAGCGGCGTCTACCAGCGCTACGGCGAGCGTCTGAGGGGCGCGCTCGCCACGGACCTGCCCAAGGTGTCGATACGGCTCCTGACCAGTGAGGGGTCCCAGCAGAACATCGAGCGGGTGGCGACCGGGGAGGCCGACTTCACCATCGCCACGGCCGACGCCGTCGCGACCTATCTGCGCGACGACAAGCCGGGGGCCGAGCGGCTGCGGGCGTGCGTCCGGCTGTACGACGACTACGTGCAACTGGTCGTGCCCAAGGACTCGGGGATCACGAAGGTCTCCGATCTGCGCGGCCGACGGATCGGGGTGGGGCAGCGGGGCTCGGGGGTGCGGCTGGTGGCCGACCGGCTGATGACGGCCGCGGGGCTCGACCCGGAGCATGACGTCACACCGGTCCCGGCCGGGATCGACACGATGCCTCAGCGGCTGCGGAACGGGCTGCTCGACGCGTTCTTCTGGTCCGGCGGGCTGCCCACGGCCGCGGTGCAGGATCTGTCGGACCGGTACGCGATCCGGCTGGTCCCGCTGGAGAACTCGTTGGTCACCGAGCTCCAGGCGGCGGGAGGGCCCACCCGCTTCTACCGGTCGGCGCTGATGCCCGCCGACGCCTACCACGATGCCCAGCTGGGCGGGGCGGTGCAGACCGTGGCCATCGCCAATCTCCTGGTGACCACGGACCGTACGGACCCGGCGATGACCGAGGCGTTCACCCGGACCGTGATCGACAGCCGGGACCGCATCGGACGGGAGGTGCACGCCGCGCAGCTGGTGGACC
- the miaB gene encoding tRNA (N6-isopentenyl adenosine(37)-C2)-methylthiotransferase MiaB, which translates to MSSSDRSETVDGRRSYEVRTYGCQMNVHDSERLSGLLEDAGYVRAPEDADGDADVVVFNTCAVRENADNKLYGNLGRLAPMKTKRPGMQIAVGGCLAQKDRDTIVRRAPWVDVVFGTHNIGKLPVLLERARVQEEAQVEIAESLEAFPSTLPTRRESAYAAWVSISVGCNNTCTFCIVPALRGKEKDRRTGDILAEIEALVAEGVSEITLLGQNVNAYGSDIGDREAFSKLLRACGRIEGLERVRFTSPHPRDFTDDVIAAMAETPNVMPQLHMPMQSGSDGILKAMRRSYRQERFLGIIEKVRAAMPDAAISTDIIVGFPGETEEDFEQTMHAVREARFANAFTFQYSKRPGTPAAEMPGQIPKAVVQERYMRLSALQEEISWDENKKQVGRTLEIMVAEGEGRKDGATHRLSGRAPDNRLVHFTKPDGEVRPGDVVTVEITYAAPHHLLAEGTPLGVRRTRSGDAWEKRNAVPATKPSGVMLGLPRVGAPAPLPVAAAPGCGCD; encoded by the coding sequence ATGAGCAGCAGCGACCGGAGCGAGACCGTGGACGGCAGAAGAAGTTACGAGGTGCGCACCTACGGGTGCCAGATGAACGTCCACGACTCCGAGCGGTTGTCGGGACTCCTGGAGGACGCGGGGTACGTACGCGCGCCCGAGGACGCCGACGGTGACGCCGATGTCGTCGTCTTCAACACCTGTGCGGTACGGGAGAACGCCGACAACAAGCTCTACGGCAACCTCGGCCGGCTCGCCCCGATGAAGACGAAGCGGCCGGGGATGCAGATCGCCGTCGGCGGCTGCCTCGCGCAGAAGGACCGCGACACCATCGTCCGGCGGGCGCCCTGGGTCGACGTCGTCTTCGGCACGCACAACATCGGCAAGCTGCCCGTCCTGCTGGAGCGCGCCCGGGTCCAGGAGGAGGCGCAGGTCGAGATCGCCGAGTCCCTTGAGGCGTTCCCGTCCACACTGCCGACCCGCCGTGAGTCCGCGTACGCCGCGTGGGTCTCGATCTCCGTCGGATGCAACAACACCTGCACGTTCTGCATCGTCCCGGCGCTGCGGGGCAAGGAGAAGGACCGCCGCACGGGCGACATCCTCGCCGAGATCGAGGCGCTCGTCGCGGAGGGCGTCTCCGAGATCACCCTGCTCGGCCAGAACGTCAACGCGTACGGCTCCGACATCGGTGACCGTGAGGCGTTCTCGAAGCTGCTGCGCGCCTGCGGGCGGATCGAGGGGCTGGAGCGGGTGCGCTTCACCTCACCGCACCCCCGCGACTTCACCGACGACGTGATCGCGGCCATGGCCGAGACACCGAACGTGATGCCGCAGCTCCACATGCCGATGCAGTCGGGCTCGGACGGCATCCTCAAGGCGATGCGCCGCTCGTACCGGCAGGAGCGCTTCCTCGGCATCATCGAGAAGGTGCGCGCCGCCATGCCGGACGCCGCGATCTCCACGGACATCATCGTCGGCTTCCCCGGCGAGACCGAGGAGGACTTCGAGCAGACCATGCACGCGGTCCGTGAGGCGCGGTTCGCGAACGCCTTCACCTTCCAGTACTCCAAGCGCCCCGGCACCCCCGCCGCCGAGATGCCGGGACAGATCCCCAAGGCGGTCGTCCAGGAGCGGTACATGCGGCTGTCCGCGCTCCAGGAGGAGATCTCCTGGGACGAGAACAAGAAGCAGGTCGGCCGGACCCTGGAGATCATGGTCGCGGAGGGTGAGGGCCGCAAGGACGGTGCCACGCACCGGCTCTCCGGCCGCGCTCCCGACAACCGCCTGGTCCACTTCACCAAGCCGGACGGCGAGGTGCGCCCCGGCGACGTGGTGACCGTGGAGATCACCTACGCCGCCCCGCACCATCTGCTCGCCGAGGGCACCCCGCTGGGCGTGCGGCGCACCCGGTCCGGCGATGCCTGGGAGAAGCGCAACGCGGTACCCGCCACGAAGCCCTCCGGCGTCATGCTCGGCCTCCCGCGCGTGGGCGCTCCGGCCCCGCTTCCCGTGGCGGCGGCCCCGGGCTGCGGCTGCGACTGA
- a CDS encoding class III extradiol dioxygenase subunit B-like domain-containing protein, whose translation MLVAAAVCPCPPLLVPEVAAGAAPELDAARTACLDALGLLAAARPDLLVVVGPVDADGLAPYPQGATGSFQGFGVGVSASLGERGDADPDHPLPPSLAVGAWLLGRAGWADAPVEGLGVGERLATERCVSAGRRLAARADRVALLVMGDGSACRTLKAPGYLDGRAAGFDAAATRALGAADLATLSALDESLAYELKAAGRAPWQVLTGAAEGAGLGGQLLYEDAPYGVGYTVAVWS comes from the coding sequence ATGCTTGTCGCCGCCGCAGTGTGTCCCTGTCCGCCTCTGCTGGTGCCCGAGGTAGCCGCGGGCGCCGCGCCCGAGCTGGACGCCGCGCGGACCGCGTGCCTCGACGCGCTGGGCCTGCTGGCCGCGGCCCGGCCCGACCTGCTGGTCGTCGTCGGGCCCGTGGACGCCGACGGACTCGCCCCGTACCCCCAGGGCGCCACCGGGTCGTTCCAGGGCTTCGGCGTCGGCGTCTCCGCAAGCCTCGGAGAGCGCGGAGACGCCGATCCGGACCACCCGCTCCCGCCGTCGCTCGCGGTCGGTGCCTGGCTGCTCGGCCGCGCCGGGTGGGCGGACGCCCCGGTCGAGGGTCTGGGCGTGGGGGAACGGCTTGCCACTGAACGCTGCGTGTCCGCCGGGCGGCGGCTGGCGGCCCGCGCGGACCGCGTGGCCCTGCTGGTCATGGGCGACGGCAGTGCCTGCCGCACCCTCAAGGCCCCCGGCTACCTCGACGGGCGCGCGGCCGGCTTCGACGCCGCCGCGACCCGCGCGCTGGGCGCGGCGGACCTCGCCACACTGAGCGCGCTGGACGAGTCACTGGCGTACGAACTCAAGGCGGCCGGCCGCGCTCCCTGGCAGGTGCTCACCGGTGCGGCGGAGGGCGCCGGGCTCGGCGGGCAGCTGTTGTACGAGGACGCTCCGTACGGGGTCGGATACACCGTCGCCGTCTGGTCCTAG
- a CDS encoding antitoxin: MGFLDTLKAKLGPAKDKVGDLAQQHGDKIDQGLDKAARTVDQRTKGKYSDKIESGTQKAKDAMERLSHKDEGGSGGVGGTGGTGGPGSTPPAS; this comes from the coding sequence ATGGGTTTCCTCGACACACTGAAGGCCAAACTCGGCCCGGCGAAGGACAAGGTCGGTGACCTCGCGCAGCAGCACGGGGACAAGATCGACCAAGGTCTCGACAAGGCGGCACGGACGGTCGACCAGAGGACCAAGGGCAAGTACAGCGACAAGATCGAGTCCGGCACCCAGAAGGCCAAGGACGCCATGGAGCGGCTGTCCCACAAGGACGAGGGCGGCAGCGGGGGCGTCGGCGGTACGGGTGGCACCGGTGGTCCCGGGAGCACGCCGCCCGCCTCCTGA
- the miaA gene encoding tRNA (adenosine(37)-N6)-dimethylallyltransferase MiaA, protein MRSSAPAPRVIAVVGPTAAGKSDLGVHLARQLGGEVINADSMQLYRGMDIGTAKLTYAERGAVPHHLLDIWDVTETASVAEYQRLARAEIDRLLAAGRVPVLVGGSGLYVKGAIDALEFPGTDPEVRARLERELLEHGSGVLHDRLHAADPEAARAILPSNGRRIVRALEVIEITGRPFTANLPGDESVYDAVQIGVDVPRPELDERITVRVDRMWEAGLVDEVRALEARGLREGRTASRALGYQQVLAALADECTEDEARVETVRATKRFARRQDSWFRRDPRVHWLSGAAEDSGELPHRALTLVERAVTA, encoded by the coding sequence GTGAGAAGCTCAGCTCCCGCTCCGCGGGTCATCGCCGTCGTCGGTCCCACGGCGGCCGGAAAGTCCGATCTCGGGGTCCACCTCGCCCGGCAACTGGGGGGAGAGGTCATCAACGCCGACTCCATGCAGCTCTACCGGGGGATGGACATCGGCACCGCGAAGTTGACGTACGCCGAGCGCGGAGCCGTTCCGCACCATCTGCTCGACATCTGGGACGTCACCGAGACCGCCAGTGTCGCCGAGTACCAGCGGCTGGCCCGTGCCGAGATCGACCGGCTGCTCGCCGCCGGACGCGTCCCCGTGCTGGTCGGCGGTTCCGGTCTGTACGTGAAGGGGGCCATCGACGCCCTGGAGTTCCCCGGTACCGACCCGGAGGTGCGTGCCCGGCTGGAACGGGAACTCCTCGAACACGGCTCCGGCGTGCTGCACGATCGGCTTCACGCGGCCGACCCCGAGGCCGCCCGCGCGATCCTGCCGAGCAACGGCCGCCGTATCGTCCGGGCCCTCGAAGTCATCGAGATCACCGGCAGACCGTTCACCGCCAACCTCCCCGGCGACGAATCCGTCTACGACGCCGTGCAGATCGGCGTCGACGTCCCACGCCCCGAACTCGACGAGCGCATCACCGTCCGGGTCGACCGGATGTGGGAGGCGGGACTCGTGGACGAGGTGCGCGCGCTGGAGGCGCGAGGACTGCGTGAGGGCCGCACGGCGTCCCGCGCGCTCGGCTACCAGCAGGTGCTCGCCGCGCTCGCCGACGAGTGCACCGAGGACGAGGCCCGCGTCGAAACGGTCCGCGCCACCAAACGGTTCGCACGCCGTCAGGACTCGTGGTTCCGCCGCGATCCCCGGGTGCACTGGCTGAGCGGAGCGGCCGAGGACAGCGGGGAACTTCCGCACCGGGCCCTGACGTTGGTCGAACGGGCGGTCACAGCCTGA
- the dapF gene encoding diaminopimelate epimerase: protein MSTSQIPFLKGHGTENDFVIVPDPDNALDLPASTVARLCDRRAGIGGDGLLHVVRSAAHPDARTMADEAEWFMDYRNADGSIAEMCGNGVRVFARYLQRAGLADEGDLAVATRGGVKRTHIAKDGGVTVTMGRARLPEEGVTVTVGGRSWAARNVNMGNPHAVAFVDDLAHAGDLLSVPPVNPATVYPDGVNVEFVVDRGPRHVAMRVHERGSGETRSCGTGACAVAVAAARRDGTDPAATGAAVTYTVDLPGGTLVITERPDGEIEMTGPAVIVAEGFVDPVLLETVNV from the coding sequence GTGAGCACTTCGCAGATCCCATTCCTCAAGGGGCACGGCACCGAGAACGACTTCGTGATCGTTCCCGACCCGGACAACGCCCTCGACCTGCCGGCGTCCACCGTCGCCCGGCTGTGCGACCGCCGGGCCGGCATCGGCGGCGACGGGCTGCTCCACGTGGTGCGGTCCGCCGCGCATCCCGACGCGCGGACCATGGCCGACGAGGCCGAGTGGTTCATGGACTACCGGAACGCCGACGGCTCGATCGCCGAGATGTGCGGCAACGGCGTACGGGTCTTCGCCCGCTACCTCCAGCGCGCCGGGCTCGCCGACGAGGGAGACCTCGCGGTCGCGACCCGTGGCGGCGTCAAGCGGACGCACATCGCCAAGGACGGCGGCGTCACCGTGACCATGGGCCGCGCCCGGCTTCCCGAAGAGGGCGTCACCGTCACGGTCGGCGGACGCAGTTGGGCCGCCCGCAACGTCAACATGGGCAATCCGCACGCCGTCGCGTTCGTCGACGACCTCGCGCACGCCGGCGATCTGCTCTCCGTACCGCCCGTCAACCCGGCCACCGTCTACCCCGACGGCGTCAACGTCGAGTTCGTGGTGGACCGCGGTCCGCGGCACGTCGCGATGCGGGTGCACGAGCGTGGTTCCGGAGAGACCCGCTCCTGCGGTACGGGGGCCTGCGCCGTGGCCGTCGCCGCGGCCCGCAGGGACGGCACCGACCCCGCCGCCACCGGCGCGGCCGTCACCTACACGGTCGACCTGCCCGGCGGCACCCTGGTCATCACCGAGCGGCCGGACGGCGAGATCGAGATGACGGGCCCCGCGGTGATCGTTGCCGAGGGCTTCGTGGACCCGGTTCTGCTCGAAACGGTGAACGTCTGA
- a CDS encoding HD domain-containing protein gives MSAEATNPGAPIRRRGRPRIDIRRLGRVALLGPEPRDRLPAAIGHVAEAHRAHHPDADLAILHKAYVLAESSHRGQMRKSGEPYITHPLAVTLILAELGAETTTLTASLLHDTVEDTEVTLDQVGEEFGEEVRYLVDGVTKLEKVDYGAAAEPETFRKMLVATGDDVRVMSIKLADRLHNMRTLGVMRPEKQVRIAKVTRDVLIPLAERLGVQALKTELEDLVFAILHPEEYAHTRTLIAASDRSGRTGGRAAPGTAASGAGSASGSSRASGASGASGASGADDPLGTIAENVGAVLREAGISAEVLIRPRHFVSLHRVRIKRGELRGTDFGRLLVLVGEDADCYAVLGELHTCFTPVISEFKDFIAAPKYNLYQSLHTALAGRDGAVVEVLIRTHRMHKVAEAGVVALGNPYTPDGSAAQQAAEPSDGERADPTRPGWLSRLLDWQRSVTDPETFWTTLRADLAQDREITVLHPDGGVLGLPAGASCVDAAYARYGEGAHRCIGARVNGRLARLSTVLSDGDTVQLLLTKDPASGPSRDWLDHTRTAAARIAINTWLDAHPEDAQGGHGAVAGPVPAPERLLAAGSGPQQRAAEPGPAPAAGHRAAGAVVDRPDAAVRLAGCCTPVPPDAVTGFTVRGGAVTVHREECSAVARMRAVGRVPVGVRWGDEPGCRVTLVAESFGRPRLLADLTEAIATADAAIVSATVEPPSEQRVRHTYTLRLPDAAGLPALMRAMRDVPGVYDVSRAQHPAGTR, from the coding sequence ATGAGCGCAGAGGCCACGAACCCTGGTGCCCCCATCCGCAGGCGAGGCCGCCCCCGGATCGACATCCGCAGACTCGGCAGGGTCGCACTGCTCGGCCCCGAACCCCGGGACCGGCTGCCCGCCGCGATCGGCCATGTCGCCGAGGCGCACCGCGCGCACCACCCGGACGCCGACCTCGCCATTCTCCACAAGGCGTACGTCCTCGCCGAGTCCTCGCACCGGGGGCAGATGCGCAAGAGCGGCGAACCGTACATCACCCACCCCCTCGCGGTGACCCTGATCCTCGCCGAACTCGGCGCGGAGACCACCACGTTGACCGCCTCACTGCTCCACGACACGGTCGAGGACACCGAGGTGACGCTCGACCAGGTGGGCGAGGAGTTCGGCGAAGAGGTCCGCTACCTCGTCGACGGCGTCACCAAGCTCGAAAAGGTCGACTACGGCGCGGCGGCCGAACCCGAGACCTTCCGCAAGATGCTGGTCGCCACCGGGGACGACGTCCGCGTGATGTCGATCAAACTCGCCGACCGGCTGCACAACATGCGCACCCTCGGCGTGATGCGCCCCGAGAAGCAGGTCAGGATCGCCAAGGTCACCCGCGACGTGCTCATCCCGCTCGCGGAACGGCTCGGGGTGCAGGCCCTCAAGACGGAGCTGGAGGACCTGGTCTTCGCCATCCTCCACCCCGAGGAGTACGCGCACACCCGCACCCTGATCGCCGCCTCCGACCGGTCCGGCCGAACCGGCGGCCGGGCGGCCCCGGGCACGGCGGCGTCCGGCGCGGGCAGTGCCTCCGGCAGCTCCCGGGCGTCCGGTGCGTCCGGTGCGTCCGGTGCGTCCGGCGCCGACGATCCGCTCGGGACCATCGCCGAGAACGTCGGAGCGGTCCTGCGGGAAGCGGGCATCTCCGCCGAGGTCCTGATCAGACCCCGCCACTTCGTCTCCCTGCACCGGGTCCGGATCAAACGCGGTGAACTGCGCGGCACCGACTTCGGACGGCTGCTGGTCCTGGTCGGTGAGGACGCCGACTGCTACGCCGTCCTCGGCGAACTGCACACCTGTTTCACCCCGGTGATCTCCGAGTTCAAGGACTTCATCGCGGCCCCCAAGTACAACCTCTACCAGTCACTGCACACGGCCCTCGCCGGCCGCGACGGCGCCGTGGTCGAAGTCCTCATCCGTACGCACCGCATGCACAAGGTCGCCGAGGCGGGCGTCGTGGCGCTCGGCAACCCGTACACCCCGGACGGTTCCGCGGCCCAGCAGGCCGCGGAACCCTCGGACGGCGAACGCGCCGACCCCACCCGCCCCGGCTGGCTGTCCCGGCTGCTCGACTGGCAGCGTTCGGTCACCGATCCGGAGACCTTCTGGACCACGCTCCGCGCCGATCTCGCCCAGGACCGGGAGATCACGGTCTTACACCCCGACGGCGGCGTCCTCGGCCTCCCCGCCGGGGCCAGCTGCGTCGACGCCGCGTACGCCCGGTACGGCGAAGGGGCGCACCGCTGTATCGGCGCCCGGGTCAACGGCCGTCTCGCCAGGCTGAGCACCGTGCTGAGCGACGGCGACACCGTGCAGCTGCTGCTCACCAAGGACCCCGCGTCCGGGCCCTCGCGCGACTGGCTCGACCACACCCGCACGGCCGCCGCCCGGATCGCCATCAACACCTGGCTGGACGCCCATCCCGAGGACGCGCAGGGCGGCCACGGGGCCGTCGCGGGACCGGTCCCCGCCCCCGAGCGGCTCCTCGCGGCCGGTTCCGGGCCGCAGCAGCGCGCCGCGGAACCGGGACCGGCCCCGGCAGCCGGACACCGGGCCGCCGGCGCCGTCGTGGACCGGCCCGACGCGGCCGTACGCCTCGCGGGCTGCTGCACACCCGTACCTCCCGACGCCGTCACCGGCTTCACCGTGCGCGGCGGCGCCGTCACCGTGCACCGGGAGGAGTGCTCCGCCGTGGCCAGGATGCGGGCCGTGGGCCGGGTACCGGTCGGGGTGCGCTGGGGCGACGAGCCCGGCTGCCGCGTCACCCTGGTCGCCGAGTCGTTCGGCCGGCCACGGCTGCTCGCCGACCTCACCGAGGCCATCGCGACGGCTGACGCGGCGATCGTCTCGGCCACCGTCGAACCGCCCAGCGAGCAGCGGGTCCGCCACACGTACACCTTGCGGCTCCCGGACGCGGCGGGACTGCCCGCGCTCATGCGGGCCATGCGGGACGTGCCCGGGGTGTACGACGTGAGCCGTGCCCAGCATCCGGCGGGTACGCGCTGA
- a CDS encoding M1 family metallopeptidase: MPLTSRRLRAALLATASVTLVAATLPAPEPLGIGDPLFPHLGNPGYDVRSYDISFTYRGDNTRPLEAVTKIDATTTAPLDRINLDFARGTVRSVEVNSAPAEFAVTDEDLVVRAPGTLPAGAPLRITVRHTSDPNGDRDSGGWLRTADGLAMANQADAAHRVFPGNDHPSDKALFTFRVTAPKALTVVANGLPAGKSSHGSDTTWTYRTEHPMATELAQVSIGRSAVVPRTGPHGLPVRDVVPVADRAKLEPLLKKTPGQLEWMERQVGPYPFETYGLLIADTETGFELETQTLTLFERSLFTNSSYPEWYRDSVMVHELSHHWFGNSVSPRAWSDVWLNEGHATWYEARYAEEFGKQPMERRMRAAYDMSDNWRADGGPPARPAAPARGQKISLFRPVVYDGSALILYALRQEIGPDAFGRLERSWVREYRDESATTADFTALASKTAGRDLTAFFKGWLYAKRTPPMPGHRDWRSARPQTR; this comes from the coding sequence ATGCCGCTCACCTCCCGCCGACTGCGCGCCGCCCTGCTGGCCACCGCGTCGGTCACCCTCGTCGCCGCCACCCTCCCCGCGCCCGAACCACTGGGGATCGGGGACCCGCTCTTCCCGCACCTGGGCAATCCCGGGTACGACGTCCGTTCGTACGACATCTCTTTCACCTATCGGGGCGACAACACCAGGCCGCTCGAAGCGGTCACCAAGATCGACGCCACGACCACCGCACCGCTGGACCGGATCAACCTCGACTTCGCCCGTGGCACGGTACGGTCCGTCGAGGTCAACAGCGCCCCGGCCGAGTTCGCCGTCACGGACGAGGACCTGGTCGTGCGGGCACCCGGCACGCTTCCCGCCGGGGCCCCGCTGCGGATCACCGTCCGGCACACCAGCGACCCGAACGGCGACCGCGACAGCGGCGGCTGGCTGCGCACCGCCGACGGACTGGCCATGGCCAACCAGGCGGACGCCGCCCACCGGGTCTTCCCGGGCAACGACCATCCCTCCGACAAGGCGCTGTTCACCTTCCGGGTCACGGCGCCCAAGGCGCTCACGGTGGTGGCCAACGGACTGCCCGCCGGGAAGTCCTCGCACGGCTCCGACACCACCTGGACGTACCGGACCGAGCACCCCATGGCCACCGAGCTGGCCCAGGTCTCCATCGGCCGCTCCGCCGTCGTGCCCCGCACAGGGCCCCACGGACTGCCCGTGCGCGACGTCGTGCCGGTCGCCGACCGGGCGAAGCTGGAACCGCTGCTGAAGAAGACCCCGGGCCAGCTGGAATGGATGGAGCGGCAGGTCGGCCCGTACCCCTTCGAGACGTACGGCCTGCTGATCGCCGACACGGAGACCGGCTTCGAGCTGGAGACACAGACGCTGACGCTCTTCGAACGCTCGCTGTTCACCAACTCCTCCTACCCCGAGTGGTACCGCGACTCGGTCATGGTGCACGAGCTGTCCCACCACTGGTTCGGCAACAGCGTCTCGCCGCGCGCGTGGTCCGACGTCTGGCTGAACGAGGGCCACGCCACCTGGTACGAGGCCCGCTACGCCGAGGAGTTCGGCAAGCAGCCGATGGAGCGCCGGATGCGGGCCGCGTACGACATGTCCGACAACTGGCGGGCCGACGGGGGGCCGCCGGCCCGTCCCGCGGCCCCGGCCAGGGGACAGAAGATCAGTCTGTTCCGGCCGGTGGTGTACGACGGCAGCGCCCTGATCCTCTACGCGCTGCGCCAGGAGATCGGCCCGGACGCCTTCGGCCGGCTGGAGCGGAGCTGGGTGCGCGAGTACCGCGACGAATCGGCCACCACGGCCGACTTCACCGCGCTGGCGTCGAAGACCGCCGGACGGGACCTGACCGCGTTCTTCAAGGGGTGGCTGTACGCGAAGAGGACCCCGCCGATGCCCGGACACCGTGACTGGCGCAGCGCGCGCCCGCAGACCCGGTGA
- the hflX gene encoding GTPase HflX has translation MTSSSSLPQDARNARSATENTTESLNESLRADALMEEDVAWSHDIDGERDGEQLDRSERAALRRVAGLSTELEDVTEVEYRQLRLERVVLVGVWTSGTVLDAENSLAELAALAETAGAVVLDAVFQRRDKPDPATYIGSGKALELRDIVLETGADTVVCDGELSPGQLIHLEDVVKVKVVDRTALILDIFAQHAKSREGKAQVSLAQMQYMLPRLRGWGQSLSRQMGGGGSSGGGGGMATRGPGETKIETDRRRIREKMAKMRREIAEMKTGRDLKRQERKRHKVPSVAIAGYTNAGKSSLLNRLTGAGVLVENALFATLDPTVRRAETPSGRGYTLADTVGFVRHLPHHLVEAFRSTMEEVGESDLILHVVDGSHPVPEEQLAAVREVIRDVGALDVPEIVVINKADAADPVVLQRLLRIEKHAIAVSARTGEGIDELLALIDAQLPHPSVEIEVLVPYIQGALVSRVHAEGELISEEHTPEGTLIKARVHEELAAELGSFVPVAH, from the coding sequence ATGACCTCCTCTTCTTCCCTTCCCCAGGACGCGCGGAACGCGCGGAGCGCCACGGAGAACACCACCGAGAGCCTCAACGAAAGCCTTCGGGCGGACGCCCTGATGGAAGAGGACGTCGCCTGGAGCCACGACATCGACGGGGAGCGCGACGGCGAGCAGCTGGACCGCTCCGAGCGAGCGGCGCTGCGACGGGTCGCGGGGCTCTCCACCGAACTCGAGGACGTCACCGAGGTCGAGTACCGACAGCTGCGCCTGGAGCGCGTCGTGCTGGTCGGTGTCTGGACCTCCGGGACCGTGCTCGACGCGGAGAACTCCCTCGCGGAGCTGGCGGCACTCGCCGAGACGGCCGGTGCCGTGGTCCTCGACGCGGTGTTCCAGCGCCGTGACAAGCCCGACCCGGCCACCTACATCGGTTCGGGCAAGGCACTGGAGCTGCGCGACATCGTGCTGGAGACCGGGGCGGACACCGTCGTCTGCGACGGTGAGCTCAGCCCGGGACAGCTGATCCACCTGGAGGACGTCGTCAAGGTCAAGGTCGTCGACCGCACGGCCCTGATCCTCGACATCTTCGCGCAGCACGCCAAGTCCCGTGAGGGCAAGGCGCAGGTCTCGCTGGCCCAGATGCAGTACATGCTGCCCAGGCTCCGTGGCTGGGGTCAGTCGCTGTCCCGTCAGATGGGTGGTGGCGGTTCCAGCGGTGGCGGTGGCGGGATGGCCACGCGTGGCCCCGGTGAGACCAAGATCGAGACGGACCGGCGCCGTATCCGCGAGAAGATGGCGAAGATGCGCCGGGAGATCGCGGAGATGAAGACCGGCCGCGATCTCAAGCGGCAGGAGCGCAAGCGCCACAAGGTGCCCTCGGTGGCGATCGCCGGGTACACCAACGCGGGCAAGTCCTCGCTCCTCAACCGGCTGACCGGCGCGGGTGTGCTGGTGGAGAACGCGCTGTTCGCCACTCTCGACCCGACCGTCCGCCGGGCCGAGACGCCGAGCGGCCGGGGGTACACCCTGGCCGACACCGTCGGGTTCGTACGGCATCTGCCGCACCACCTCGTCGAGGCGTTCCGGTCCACGATGGAGGAGGTCGGCGAGTCCGACCTGATCCTGCACGTGGTGGACGGTTCCCATCCGGTGCCGGAGGAGCAGCTGGCGGCGGTCCGTGAGGTCATCCGTGACGTGGGCGCGCTGGACGTGCCCGAGATCGTGGTGATCAACAAGGCCGACGCGGCGGACCCGGTCGTGCTCCAGCGGCTGCTGCGGATCGAGAAGCACGCGATCGCCGTCTCGGCGCGTACCGGCGAGGGCATCGACGAACTGCTGGCGCTCATCGACGCCCAACTGCCGCACCCGTCCGTCGAGATCGAGGTCCTGGTGCCCTACATCCAGGGCGCACTGGTCTCCCGGGTGCACGCCGAGGGCGAGTTGATCTCCGAGGAACACACCCCGGAGGGCACACTGATCAAGGCCAGGGTGCACGAGGAACTGGCCGCGGAACTCGGCTCGTTCGTCCCCGTGGCCCACTGA